The following coding sequences are from one Devosia yakushimensis window:
- a CDS encoding ABC transporter permease subunit, with protein MLNYILRRLALIVPTIIGISICAFAFVRVLPGDPILAMAGQHGVTPERYEILREQFGYNLPIWQQYFNYLGGILQGNFGVSLATKRPVITEFMTLFPATIELALVAMFLAVIIGIPAGIFAAVKRGSWFDQLTMGVALTGYSMPIFWWGLLLIIFFSGYLGWTPVSGRIALSFFLRPITGFMLVDTLLYGNWAAFVSALRHLILPAVVLGTIPLAVIARQTRSAMLEILGEDYVRTAKAKGMSPRRVINVHALRNALIPVVTTIGLQIGLLMGGAILTETIFSWPGIGKWMIDSIAKRDYVVVQSGLLLIALIVMAVNLIVDVLYAVINPRIRVQ; from the coding sequence ATGCTCAATTACATTCTGCGCAGGCTTGCGCTGATCGTGCCGACCATCATCGGCATTTCCATATGTGCTTTCGCCTTTGTCCGCGTGCTGCCGGGCGACCCCATCCTGGCCATGGCCGGCCAGCACGGCGTGACGCCGGAACGCTACGAAATCCTGCGCGAGCAGTTCGGCTACAATTTGCCGATCTGGCAGCAATATTTCAATTATCTCGGCGGCATCCTGCAGGGCAATTTCGGTGTCTCGCTGGCCACCAAGCGCCCGGTCATCACCGAATTCATGACGCTCTTTCCCGCCACGATCGAATTGGCCCTGGTCGCCATGTTCCTGGCGGTGATCATCGGCATTCCTGCCGGCATCTTCGCTGCGGTCAAGCGCGGTTCCTGGTTCGACCAGCTCACCATGGGCGTGGCGCTGACGGGCTATTCCATGCCCATCTTCTGGTGGGGCCTGCTGCTGATCATCTTCTTTTCCGGCTATCTGGGCTGGACGCCGGTTTCGGGCCGCATCGCGCTCTCTTTCTTCCTGCGTCCCATCACCGGCTTCATGCTGGTCGATACCCTGCTCTATGGCAATTGGGCTGCTTTCGTATCGGCGCTGCGCCATCTGATCCTGCCGGCTGTGGTGCTGGGCACTATTCCCCTGGCGGTCATCGCCCGGCAAACGCGCTCGGCCATGCTCGAAATCCTGGGCGAGGATTATGTGCGCACCGCAAAGGCCAAGGGCATGTCGCCCCGCCGGGTGATCAATGTGCATGCCTTGCGCAATGCGCTGATCCCGGTGGTCACGACCATTGGCCTGCAGATCGGCCTGCTCATGGGCGGCGCCATTCTCACCGAAACCATTTTCTCCTGGCCCGGCATTGGCAAATGGATGATCGATTCCATCGCCAAGCGCGACTATGTCGTCGTGCAATCGGGCCTCTTGCTGATCGCGCTTATCGTCATGGCGGTGAACCTGATCGTCGACGTGCTCTATGCCGTCATCAACCCGCGTATCAGGGTGCAGTAA
- a CDS encoding VOC family protein: MTRSIATIALVVAEYDEAIAFYRDQAGFSVLSDTPMGGGKRWVVVAPPGGTGARLLLARADGAEQRRAIGNQTGGRVMLFLETDDFMRDHAAMLARGVHFLEEPRHEPYGSVAVFEDLYGNKWDLIEPK; the protein is encoded by the coding sequence ATGACCCGCTCCATCGCCACCATTGCCCTTGTCGTCGCCGAATATGATGAGGCGATAGCATTTTACCGCGATCAGGCCGGCTTCAGTGTGCTCAGCGACACCCCTATGGGCGGCGGCAAGCGCTGGGTCGTGGTGGCGCCGCCGGGCGGCACGGGTGCCAGGCTCCTTCTGGCCAGGGCCGACGGGGCCGAACAGCGCCGGGCCATAGGCAACCAGACGGGCGGCCGCGTCATGCTGTTTCTGGAAACCGACGACTTCATGCGCGATCATGCCGCCATGCTTGCGCGCGGCGTCCATTTTCTCGAAGAGCCCCGGCACGAGCCCTATGGGAGCGTTGCCGTCTTCGAAGATCTCTACGGGAACAAATGGGACCTTATCGAGCCCAAATAG
- a CDS encoding ABC transporter ATP-binding protein, with product MPLLDIKNLTVSFDTSVGLFKAVDGIDVSVDAREVLAIVGESGSGKSVAMLAVMGLLPGTATVTADKMQFEGLDLLSMSPADKRKIIGKDIAMIFQEPIASLNPCFTVGFQIEEVLAKHMGLKGRAARQRAVELLHLVGIKDGAERLGAFPHQMSGGQCQRVMIAMAIACNPKLLIADEPTTALDVTIQKQILDLLVRLQAEHGMGLIMITHDMGVVAETADRVIVQYKGHKMEEADVLSLFENPKSNYTRALLSALPENAVGDRLPTVSDFVFEPAPGVA from the coding sequence ATGCCTCTGCTCGATATCAAGAACCTGACCGTTTCCTTCGATACCTCGGTGGGCCTGTTCAAGGCCGTCGACGGGATTGATGTGTCGGTCGATGCCCGCGAAGTCCTCGCCATTGTCGGGGAATCCGGCTCGGGCAAGTCCGTGGCCATGCTCGCGGTCATGGGGCTGCTCCCCGGCACCGCGACCGTCACTGCTGATAAAATGCAATTCGAGGGCCTCGACCTGCTCTCCATGTCGCCAGCCGACAAGCGCAAGATTATCGGCAAGGACATTGCCATGATCTTCCAGGAGCCCATAGCCAGCCTCAATCCCTGCTTCACCGTAGGCTTTCAGATCGAGGAAGTGCTGGCCAAGCATATGGGGCTGAAGGGCAGGGCGGCCCGCCAGCGCGCGGTGGAATTGCTGCATCTGGTCGGCATCAAGGATGGCGCCGAACGGCTTGGCGCTTTCCCCCATCAGATGAGCGGCGGCCAATGCCAGCGCGTCATGATCGCCATGGCCATTGCCTGCAATCCCAAGCTGCTGATTGCGGACGAACCCACCACTGCGCTCGATGTGACCATCCAGAAGCAGATCCTTGATCTCTTGGTCCGGCTCCAGGCCGAGCATGGCATGGGCCTCATCATGATCACCCACGACATGGGCGTCGTCGCCGAAACGGCCGACCGGGTCATCGTGCAATATAAGGGGCACAAGATGGAGGAAGCCGATGTGCTTTCTCTCTTCGAAAACCCCAAATCCAATTACACGCGCGCGCTGCTCTCGGCCCTGCCGGAAAATGCGGTGGGCGATCGCCTGCCCACGGTGTCCGACTTCGTCTTTGAACCCGCGCCGGGAGTGGCATGA
- a CDS encoding aldo/keto reductase, with the protein MDRRPLGRSELVIEPLVLGGNVFGWTVDEKQGFDILDAFVDAGFTALDTAEGYPNWVPGNPPGMSETIIGKWLKARGNRDAVHIITKVNSGKVKNGLSAEGIKTSIEASLKRLQTDYVDLYFSHWPDPDASHEETLGAYDVLIRAGKVRVVGASNYTPQMVRDAEEISVIKSLPRYEVLQPKYNLYDRADFEGELQKLAIEQEIGTIVYYSLASGFLTGKYRSKTDLGKSQRGGGIEKYLDKKGEAILSALDAVAKANDATPAEVSLAWLVAQKGVSAPIASATSVEQVKSLAKGVRLKLSDADLKALSAAGKQ; encoded by the coding sequence ATGGATCGCCGCCCGCTCGGACGCAGTGAACTTGTCATCGAACCGCTTGTGCTGGGCGGCAATGTCTTCGGCTGGACGGTCGACGAAAAACAAGGCTTCGACATTCTGGACGCCTTTGTCGATGCCGGCTTTACCGCGCTCGACACGGCCGAGGGCTATCCCAATTGGGTGCCGGGCAATCCCCCGGGCATGAGCGAGACCATTATCGGGAAATGGCTCAAGGCGCGCGGCAATCGCGACGCCGTGCATATCATCACCAAGGTCAATTCGGGCAAGGTCAAGAACGGGCTGAGTGCCGAGGGCATCAAGACCTCGATCGAGGCCTCGCTCAAGCGGCTGCAGACCGATTATGTCGATCTCTATTTCAGCCACTGGCCCGATCCCGATGCCAGCCACGAAGAAACCCTGGGCGCCTATGACGTGCTGATCCGCGCCGGCAAGGTGCGCGTGGTGGGGGCCTCGAACTACACCCCGCAAATGGTCCGGGACGCCGAGGAGATTTCGGTGATCAAGTCGCTGCCGCGCTATGAAGTGCTGCAGCCCAAATACAATCTCTATGACCGCGCCGATTTCGAAGGCGAATTGCAAAAGCTCGCCATCGAGCAGGAAATCGGCACCATCGTCTATTATAGCCTCGCCTCAGGGTTCCTGACCGGCAAATACCGCTCCAAGACCGATCTCGGCAAAAGCCAGCGTGGCGGCGGCATCGAGAAATATCTCGATAAGAAGGGCGAAGCGATCCTCTCCGCCCTCGACGCGGTCGCCAAGGCCAATGACGCCACTCCCGCCGAAGTGTCGCTGGCATGGCTGGTCGCACAAAAGGGCGTCAGCGCCCCGATCGCCTCGGCGACATCAGTGGAACAGGTCAAGAGCCTCGCCAAGGGCGTCCGGCTCAAGCTCAGCGATGCGGATTTGAAGGCGCTGAGTGCTGCTGGGAAGCAGTAG
- a CDS encoding Gfo/Idh/MocA family protein, translated as MAKRKIAVIGVGKIAQDQHLPVIDNSDDFELAATVSTRGVGHNGLPVFKTPAELYAAMPDVSLVSICTPPGIRHQYVREALEAGKDVMMEKPPTTTISELDDLVAYAGRLGRVLYQTWHSQYNAAVDRTRDILAESGVRSVRIDWRESVRKWHPGQDWVWEPGGFGVCDPGINAMSIFTKIMPFPVFVEASKLTFPANRQTPVDVEIAFKSGQLHKPGLSAGFNWLEESGEIWTIRVETMAGDVLKLENGGRSLRVNDELVLQHGDGEYAAMYERFATLLDRHETDVDAAPLRLMADVFLLGARENGPDFEW; from the coding sequence TTGGCCAAACGCAAAATCGCCGTCATCGGTGTGGGCAAGATCGCGCAGGACCAGCACCTGCCGGTGATCGATAATTCCGACGATTTCGAACTGGCGGCCACCGTGTCGACGCGCGGCGTCGGTCACAATGGCCTGCCGGTGTTCAAGACCCCGGCCGAGCTTTATGCGGCCATGCCGGACGTGTCGCTGGTGTCGATCTGCACGCCCCCGGGCATCCGCCATCAATATGTCCGCGAGGCGCTGGAAGCCGGCAAGGACGTCATGATGGAAAAGCCCCCCACGACGACGATTTCCGAACTGGACGACCTGGTCGCCTATGCCGGCCGGCTCGGTCGCGTGCTCTATCAGACTTGGCATTCCCAATATAATGCCGCGGTCGACCGCACCCGGGATATCCTGGCCGAAAGCGGGGTCAGATCGGTACGCATCGACTGGCGCGAAAGCGTGCGCAAATGGCATCCGGGCCAGGATTGGGTCTGGGAGCCGGGCGGGTTCGGCGTCTGCGATCCCGGCATCAATGCCATGTCCATCTTCACCAAGATCATGCCCTTCCCGGTCTTTGTGGAGGCGAGCAAGTTGACCTTCCCGGCCAATCGGCAGACCCCGGTCGATGTCGAGATCGCCTTCAAATCCGGCCAGCTGCACAAGCCGGGCCTGTCGGCCGGGTTCAATTGGCTCGAAGAGAGCGGGGAAATCTGGACCATCCGCGTCGAGACCATGGCCGGGGATGTACTCAAGCTCGAAAATGGCGGCCGCAGCCTGCGCGTCAATGACGAGCTGGTGCTCCAGCATGGCGACGGGGAATATGCGGCCATGTATGAGCGGTTCGCGACGCTCCTCGACCGCCACGAAACCGATGTCGACGCCGCGCCACTACGGCTGATGGCCGATGTGTTTTTGCTCGGCGCCAGGGAGAATGGGCCGGATTTCGAGTGGTAA
- a CDS encoding ABC transporter ATP-binding protein, translating to MSAPVLEVRNLTRDYTSSGGFLRPAKVVHAVKGVNFTLDKGRTLAVVGESGCGKSTLARMVTLIDPPTSGEILIDGKPVDAGHVTHEMRQKVQIVFQNPYGSLNPRQKIGDVLAEPLLLNTKMSAAERRERAMAMLLKVGLGAEHFNRYPHMFSGGQRQRIAIARALMLNPSFLVLDEPVSALDLSVQAQILNLLKDLQDEFGLTYVFISHDLSVVRYIADEVMVMYFGDVVEHGSRDEVFGNPQHAYTKTLFAATPKSSVESIRDRLAKKAALAS from the coding sequence ATGAGCGCCCCCGTCCTCGAAGTTCGTAACCTCACCCGTGACTATACCTCGTCCGGCGGCTTTCTGCGGCCGGCCAAGGTGGTGCATGCCGTCAAGGGCGTGAACTTCACCCTCGACAAAGGCCGGACCCTGGCCGTGGTGGGCGAAAGCGGCTGCGGCAAGTCGACCCTGGCGCGCATGGTCACGCTGATCGATCCGCCCACATCGGGCGAAATCCTGATCGATGGAAAACCGGTCGATGCCGGCCACGTCACCCATGAGATGCGCCAGAAGGTGCAGATCGTGTTTCAGAACCCCTATGGTTCACTCAATCCGCGCCAGAAGATCGGCGACGTGCTGGCCGAGCCCCTGCTGCTCAATACCAAGATGTCCGCGGCCGAACGGCGCGAGCGGGCCATGGCCATGCTGCTCAAGGTCGGGCTGGGCGCCGAGCATTTCAACCGCTATCCGCACATGTTCTCGGGCGGCCAGCGCCAGCGCATCGCCATTGCCCGCGCGCTGATGCTCAATCCAAGCTTCCTCGTGCTGGACGAGCCGGTATCGGCGCTCGACCTCTCCGTCCAGGCGCAGATTCTCAACCTGCTCAAGGATCTGCAGGACGAGTTCGGGCTGACCTATGTGTTCATCAGCCACGATCTGAGCGTGGTGCGCTATATCGCCGACGAGGTCATGGTCATGTATTTCGGCGATGTCGTCGAACATGGTAGCCGCGACGAGGTCTTCGGCAATCCCCAGCACGCCTATACCAAGACGCTCTTTGCCGCGACGCCCAAATCCAGCGTCGAATCGATCCGCGACCGCCTGGCCAAAAAGGCGGCCCTGGCCTCCTAG
- a CDS encoding ABC transporter permease subunit, with translation MTETTQPVPVKSDRLAALREFWHYFSINRGAVIGLVVFALLVLIAIFAPLLAPYSPDQQYRDAILKPPFWEMGSDPRFLLGTDPVGRDMLSRLIHGARYSLFIGFFVVVGALIVGVTLGVLAGYFRGWVDALIMRVMDIILAFPSLLLALVLVAILGPGLFNAMVAIALVLQPHFARLVRAAVMAEKNREYVTAARLSGAGHFRLMLVTILPNCLGPLIVQATLSFSNAILEAAALGFLGMGAQPPTPEWGTMLASAREFILRAPWVVTFPGLAILITVLAINLIGDGLRDALDPKLKRS, from the coding sequence ATGACCGAAACAACCCAACCCGTTCCCGTCAAGTCCGACCGCCTCGCCGCCCTGCGCGAATTCTGGCACTATTTCTCCATCAATCGCGGTGCGGTCATTGGCCTGGTGGTCTTTGCCCTCCTGGTGCTGATCGCCATTTTCGCGCCCCTCCTGGCGCCTTATTCGCCCGACCAGCAATATCGCGACGCCATCCTCAAGCCCCCGTTCTGGGAAATGGGCAGCGATCCGCGCTTCCTGCTCGGCACCGATCCGGTGGGGCGCGACATGCTCTCCCGCCTCATCCATGGCGCCCGCTATTCACTGTTCATCGGCTTTTTCGTCGTGGTCGGTGCGCTCATTGTCGGCGTGACGCTGGGCGTGCTCGCCGGCTATTTCCGCGGCTGGGTCGATGCGCTGATCATGCGCGTCATGGATATCATCCTGGCCTTCCCCTCGCTGCTCCTGGCGCTGGTGCTGGTGGCCATTCTGGGGCCGGGCCTGTTCAACGCCATGGTGGCCATTGCCCTGGTGCTGCAACCGCACTTTGCCCGCCTCGTCCGCGCCGCCGTCATGGCGGAAAAGAACCGCGAATATGTGACCGCCGCCCGCCTCTCCGGCGCCGGGCATTTCCGGCTCATGCTGGTGACCATCCTGCCCAATTGCCTTGGGCCGCTGATCGTTCAGGCGACGCTGAGTTTCTCCAATGCGATTCTGGAAGCCGCCGCTCTTGGTTTCCTGGGCATGGGCGCTCAGCCACCAACCCCGGAATGGGGCACCATGCTGGCTTCGGCCCGCGAATTCATCCTGCGCGCGCCCTGGGTCGTGACCTTCCCGGGTCTAGCGATCCTGATCACCGTGCTCGCCATCAACCTCATCGGCGACGGATTGCGCGATGCGCTCGATCCCAAGCTCAAGAGGAGCTAA
- a CDS encoding ABC transporter substrate-binding protein yields the protein MKLMTTLLAASAMLALAAGAAQAKQLVFCSEASPAHFDPGPTTGGNDFDASSRTIYNRLVEFEKGGTAIEPGLAESWSTSEDGKEITFKLRPGVKFHTTSYFTPTRDLNADDVIFSFERQWKEDNAWFAYLDGLTWDYFQGMDMPRYIKEIVKVDDLTVKFVLNEPNAPMIANLAMDFASIVSKEYADQLAASGDLAAFSTQPVGTGPFVFADYQLDTVIRYQAFPDYWAGKQPIDDLIFAITTDPSVRAQRLLAGECDIMAYPAPADIAQLQGNENLVVQEQEGLNIGYMSYNTTEPPFDNVNVRKALSMAVDKAAIIEAVYQGAGQDAKNLIPPTMWSYNNNIPADTYDPEAAKKLLEEAGVTGLTTDLWAMPVSRPYNPNAQRVAELIQADWAAIGVTANIVSYEWTEYRERGKQPDRKGPFQIGWTGDNGDPDNFFATLFSCSAIGVSNYSSWCNQEFEDLIQKAKTTADQAERTALYEKAQEVFKAEEPALTLAHSKVFMPMNKRVINYKMDPLGIHRFDGVDVTE from the coding sequence ATGAAATTGATGACCACCCTGCTAGCGGCTTCAGCCATGCTGGCTCTGGCCGCGGGCGCTGCCCAGGCCAAGCAGCTGGTATTCTGTTCCGAAGCTTCCCCGGCGCACTTCGATCCCGGTCCGACCACCGGCGGTAACGACTTCGACGCCTCTTCGCGCACCATCTACAATCGCCTCGTCGAGTTCGAAAAAGGCGGCACCGCCATCGAGCCGGGCCTGGCCGAGAGCTGGAGCACCTCCGAAGACGGCAAGGAAATCACCTTCAAGCTGCGTCCGGGCGTCAAGTTCCACACCACGTCCTATTTCACCCCCACCCGCGATCTCAATGCTGACGACGTGATCTTCAGCTTCGAGCGCCAGTGGAAGGAAGACAATGCCTGGTTCGCTTATCTCGACGGCCTGACCTGGGACTATTTCCAGGGCATGGACATGCCCCGCTACATCAAGGAAATCGTCAAGGTTGACGACCTGACCGTCAAGTTCGTGCTCAACGAACCCAATGCGCCGATGATCGCCAACCTGGCCATGGACTTCGCGTCCATCGTCTCCAAGGAATATGCCGATCAGCTCGCTGCCTCGGGCGATCTGGCTGCCTTCTCGACCCAGCCGGTCGGCACTGGCCCCTTCGTGTTCGCGGACTATCAGCTCGATACCGTCATCCGCTACCAGGCCTTCCCCGACTATTGGGCCGGCAAGCAGCCGATCGACGATCTGATCTTTGCCATCACCACCGATCCCTCGGTGCGGGCCCAGCGTCTGCTGGCCGGCGAATGCGATATCATGGCCTATCCGGCGCCTGCCGATATCGCCCAGCTGCAGGGCAATGAGAACCTGGTGGTGCAGGAGCAGGAAGGCCTCAATATCGGCTATATGTCCTACAACACCACCGAGCCGCCGTTCGACAATGTCAATGTGCGCAAGGCCCTCTCCATGGCTGTCGACAAGGCTGCCATCATCGAGGCGGTCTATCAGGGTGCCGGCCAGGACGCCAAGAACCTGATCCCGCCCACCATGTGGAGCTACAACAACAATATCCCCGCCGACACCTATGATCCGGAAGCCGCCAAGAAGCTGCTCGAGGAAGCCGGCGTGACGGGCCTCACCACCGATCTCTGGGCCATGCCGGTGTCGCGTCCCTACAATCCCAACGCCCAGCGCGTTGCCGAACTGATCCAGGCTGACTGGGCGGCGATTGGCGTCACCGCCAATATCGTCTCCTACGAATGGACCGAATATCGCGAGCGCGGCAAGCAGCCCGACCGCAAGGGCCCGTTCCAGATCGGCTGGACCGGCGACAATGGTGATCCGGACAACTTCTTCGCCACCCTGTTCTCCTGCTCGGCCATTGGCGTGTCCAATTACTCGAGCTGGTGCAACCAGGAATTCGAAGACCTGATCCAGAAGGCCAAGACCACTGCCGACCAGGCCGAGCGCACAGCGCTCTATGAAAAGGCCCAGGAGGTCTTCAAGGCTGAAGAACCTGCTCTCACGCTGGCTCACTCGAAAGTGTTCATGCCCATGAACAAGCGCGTCATCAACTACAAGATGGACCCGCTGGGCATTCACCGCTTCGACGGCGTCGACGTCACCGAGTAA
- a CDS encoding VOC family protein translates to MAKVLGIGGMFFRSRDTAALAAWYETHLGVAELFNQEAGLTVFAPFKQTSTYFPADKQWMINFRVDDLDGMMDQLRAAGIAIETRPDEWDTPETGRFARIHDPEGNQIELWEPSA, encoded by the coding sequence ATGGCAAAGGTTTTGGGCATTGGCGGCATGTTCTTTCGCTCGCGCGACACGGCAGCGCTTGCGGCCTGGTATGAAACCCATCTCGGCGTGGCCGAGCTCTTCAACCAGGAGGCGGGGCTCACCGTCTTCGCGCCATTCAAGCAGACCAGCACTTATTTTCCCGCCGACAAGCAATGGATGATCAATTTCCGCGTCGATGACCTGGACGGCATGATGGACCAATTGCGTGCGGCGGGTATTGCCATCGAGACCCGTCCGGATGAATGGGACACGCCCGAAACCGGGCGCTTCGCGCGCATCCACGACCCCGAGGGCAACCAGATCGAGCTCTGGGAGCCTTCGGCCTAG